In the genome of Pseudomonas bubulae, one region contains:
- a CDS encoding helix-turn-helix transcriptional regulator, with protein sequence MPHSATRSTFERIVINQFTPLHCSQAREMLGWNREYLSEQSGVSVSAIERFESQAPVRDVTRLALAYSLEAQGLVFFPGFTPGRGGNVRGTTPDPMGREDFALIE encoded by the coding sequence ATGCCTCATTCAGCCACGCGCAGTACGTTTGAACGTATCGTCATCAATCAATTTACCCCGCTGCACTGCTCGCAGGCCCGCGAAATGCTGGGCTGGAATCGCGAGTACCTGAGTGAGCAGTCCGGGGTTTCAGTCTCGGCCATTGAACGCTTCGAGTCACAAGCCCCCGTTCGCGACGTAACCCGGCTGGCCCTGGCCTATAGCCTTGAGGCGCAGGGCCTGGTGTTCTTTCCCGGCTTTACCCCCGGTCGCGGGGGAAATGTTCGCGGCACAACACCAGACCCGATGGGGCGCGAAGATTTTGCTCTGATCGAGTGA
- a CDS encoding ABC transporter permease, whose amino-acid sequence MIFDYNVIWASMPLYLSGMLETVKLLGISLFFGLLAAVPLGLMRVSKQAWVNFPAWLFTYVIRGTPMLVQLFLIYYGLAQFEVIRDSFMWPLLSSATFCACLAFAINTSAYTAEIIAGSLRATPNGEIEAAKAMGMSRSKMYRRILLPSAMRRALPQYSNEVIMMLQTTSLASIVTLIDITGAARTVNAQYYLPFEAYITAGAFYLCLTFILVRLFKLAERRWLGYMAPRKA is encoded by the coding sequence ATGATCTTTGACTACAACGTCATCTGGGCCAGCATGCCGCTGTACTTGAGCGGCATGCTGGAAACCGTGAAACTGCTGGGTATCTCGCTGTTTTTCGGCCTGCTGGCAGCCGTGCCGCTGGGGTTGATGCGGGTCTCCAAGCAGGCCTGGGTCAACTTTCCGGCCTGGCTGTTCACCTACGTGATTCGCGGCACGCCGATGCTGGTGCAGCTGTTCTTGATCTACTACGGGCTGGCCCAGTTCGAAGTAATTCGTGACAGCTTTATGTGGCCGCTGTTGTCCAGTGCCACCTTCTGTGCCTGCCTGGCGTTTGCCATCAATACCAGCGCCTATACCGCCGAAATCATAGCCGGCAGCCTGCGGGCCACGCCCAATGGTGAGATTGAAGCGGCCAAGGCAATGGGCATGTCCCGTTCCAAGATGTATCGCCGCATTTTGCTGCCGTCGGCCATGCGCCGGGCTCTGCCGCAATACAGCAATGAAGTGATCATGATGTTGCAGACCACCAGTCTGGCCTCCATCGTGACCCTGATCGACATTACGGGCGCTGCGCGTACCGTCAATGCCCAGTACTACCTGCCGTTTGAGGCCTACATCACGGCCGGTGCTTTCTACCTGTGCCTGACCTTCATTCTGGTGCGCCTGTTCAAACTGGCCGAGCGCCGCTGGCTGGGCTATATGGCCCCGCGCAAGGCCTGA
- a CDS encoding ABC transporter ATP-binding protein, which produces MYKLEVQDLHKRYGSHEVLKGVSLAAKAGDVISIIGSSGSGKSTFLRCINLLEQPHAGKILLNGEELKLIANKDGALKAADPKQLQRMRSRLSMVFQHFNLWSHMTALENIMEAPVHVLGMSKAEARDKAEHYLQKVGVSHRKDAYPGHMSGGEQQRVAIARALAMEPEVMLFDEPTSALDPELVGDVLKVMQDLAQEGRTMVVVTHEMGFAREVSNQLVFLHKGIVEESGDPREVLVNPQCERLQQFLSGSLK; this is translated from the coding sequence ATGTACAAACTTGAAGTCCAAGACCTGCATAAACGCTATGGCAGTCATGAAGTGCTCAAAGGCGTTTCGCTGGCCGCCAAGGCAGGTGATGTGATCAGCATCATCGGTTCCAGTGGCTCCGGCAAAAGTACCTTTTTGCGTTGCATCAACCTGCTCGAGCAACCCCATGCAGGCAAGATCCTGCTCAATGGTGAAGAGCTCAAGCTGATTGCCAACAAGGATGGCGCGCTCAAGGCCGCCGATCCCAAGCAGTTGCAGCGCATGCGCTCGCGCCTGTCGATGGTGTTCCAGCATTTCAACCTGTGGTCGCACATGACCGCGCTGGAAAACATCATGGAAGCGCCGGTGCATGTACTGGGCATGTCCAAGGCCGAAGCCCGTGACAAGGCTGAGCATTACCTGCAGAAAGTAGGCGTGTCGCACCGCAAGGATGCTTACCCGGGGCATATGTCCGGTGGCGAGCAGCAGCGTGTGGCAATTGCCCGTGCGCTGGCGATGGAGCCTGAGGTCATGCTGTTTGACGAGCCGACCTCGGCCCTTGACCCTGAGCTGGTGGGTGATGTGCTCAAGGTGATGCAGGATCTGGCCCAGGAAGGCCGCACCATGGTGGTGGTGACCCACGAAATGGGTTTTGCCCGTGAAGTGTCGAACCAGTTGGTGTTTCTGCATAAAGGTATTGTCGAAGAAAGCGGTGACCCGCGTGAAGTGCTGGTTAACCCGCAGTGCGAGCGGTTGCAGCAGTTTCTGTCGGGCAGCTTGAAATAA
- a CDS encoding succinylglutamate desuccinylase/aspartoacylase family protein yields MERIDHLLPWSSLGSERHLTVFRFGEGERKAYIQASLHADELPGMRCAWELKKRLSELEARGALNGVIELVPVANPLGLGQLLQGSHQGRFEFGSGKNFNRDFVELSEPVAQRLAGRLGDDPHANTRLIRQTMLDILSELPGPVSQLQGMQRVLLSHACDADIVLDLHCETDAALHLYALPQHWPQWRSLAAHLGVRVGLLAEDSGGSSFDEACSVPWLRLQRQFADAQIPLACMSTTLELGGQADTGRPQAEAYAEGILAFLAEQGLITGDWPAAQHEACEGMPFEGTELLFAPHPGVVSFLRPVGAWVEPGEPLFEVIDPLSDRVSTVCAGTAGVLFAVERLRYAQPGFWLAKVAGRKPLRHGRLLND; encoded by the coding sequence ATGGAGCGTATCGATCACCTGCTGCCCTGGAGCAGCCTGGGTTCCGAGCGTCACTTGACGGTGTTCCGTTTCGGTGAAGGTGAGCGCAAAGCCTATATCCAGGCCAGCCTGCATGCAGACGAACTGCCGGGCATGCGTTGTGCCTGGGAACTGAAAAAGCGCCTGAGCGAACTTGAAGCCCGGGGTGCTTTGAATGGCGTGATCGAACTGGTGCCCGTGGCCAACCCCCTGGGGCTCGGCCAGTTGCTGCAAGGCAGTCATCAGGGACGTTTCGAGTTTGGCAGCGGCAAAAACTTCAACCGCGATTTCGTCGAGTTGAGTGAGCCGGTAGCGCAGAGGCTGGCAGGTCGCCTGGGGGATGATCCTCACGCCAACACCCGACTGATCCGTCAGACAATGCTTGATATATTGTCCGAGTTGCCAGGTCCGGTCAGTCAGTTGCAAGGTATGCAGCGTGTTTTGTTGAGTCATGCCTGTGATGCAGACATTGTCCTGGATCTGCACTGCGAGACCGATGCCGCACTGCATCTGTACGCCTTGCCCCAGCATTGGCCGCAGTGGCGTTCGCTGGCTGCGCATCTGGGTGTGCGGGTTGGGCTGTTGGCTGAAGACTCGGGTGGCAGCTCCTTCGATGAAGCCTGCTCAGTGCCCTGGCTGCGTTTGCAGCGCCAGTTTGCCGATGCGCAGATCCCTTTGGCCTGCATGTCGACCACCCTGGAGCTGGGCGGGCAGGCGGACACCGGCCGCCCGCAGGCCGAAGCTTATGCCGAGGGCATTCTGGCGTTTCTGGCCGAACAGGGCCTGATCACAGGTGACTGGCCTGCAGCGCAGCATGAGGCATGTGAAGGCATGCCATTTGAAGGCACTGAGTTGTTGTTTGCACCGCACCCCGGTGTGGTGAGTTTTTTACGTCCGGTGGGCGCCTGGGTTGAGCCCGGCGAGCCGCTGTTTGAAGTGATTGATCCTTTATCTGACCGGGTCAGTACGGTATGCGCGGGCACCGCCGGTGTGTTATTTGCCGTTGAGCGACTGCGCTATGCCCAACCCGGTTTCTGGCTGGCTAAAGTGGCGGGGCGCAAGCCTTTGCGTCACGGGCGCTTGCTCAACGACTGA
- a CDS encoding DUF2790 domain-containing protein, whose amino-acid sequence MKALLVLALSSVCLTAMAEEVNTQAAHPQPAVEQYSYSSELDIAKVISMSEIPSVCEVVPAQMVYEDSQGKQHTLEYRVMGNGCSNG is encoded by the coding sequence ATGAAAGCGTTGTTAGTTCTGGCCCTGAGCAGTGTGTGTCTGACCGCCATGGCTGAGGAAGTGAACACACAAGCTGCGCACCCGCAACCTGCCGTCGAACAGTATTCCTACTCATCCGAACTGGACATCGCCAAAGTGATTTCCATGAGCGAAATCCCCAGCGTTTGCGAAGTTGTGCCGGCCCAGATGGTCTACGAAGACTCGCAGGGCAAGCAGCACACTCTTGAATACCGTGTCATGGGCAACGGCTGCTCCAACGGCTGA
- a CDS encoding heme utilization protein, with amino-acid sequence MKRSLIVAFSLSVLASSAFAADGYDRTHAATFTEDGYNSTRSANFAEDGYDSTRSASFAEDGYDSTRSASFAEDGYDRTNGHRLS; translated from the coding sequence ATGAAACGTTCTTTGATAGTGGCTTTCAGTTTGTCTGTTCTGGCCAGTTCAGCTTTTGCCGCTGACGGTTATGACCGTACCCACGCCGCCACTTTTACTGAAGATGGCTACAACAGCACCCGCTCGGCCAATTTTGCCGAAGACGGCTATGACAGCACTCGCTCGGCCAGCTTTGCCGAAGACGGCTATGACAGCACCCGCTCGGCCAGCTTTGCTGAAGACGGCTATGACCGTACCAACGGCCATCGTCTCAGCTAA
- a CDS encoding MBL fold metallo-hydrolase has product MALDSSSAEGPKPAERHKGAFQNAGVRPPSSIGKTLGIFWRMIFQKPASTRPAGVIPVKPLTREQLDEAADFSVYRLGHSTLLLKLKGKYWLTDPVYAERASPFQWAGPKRFHAPPISLDELPPLEAVILSHNHYDHLDQKTVLQLAAKTQQFLAPLGVGDLLVKWGVPASKVQQLDWWQGTQLAGIRFIATPSQHFSGRGLFDHNQTLWASWVMIIDDVRIFFSGDSGYFDGFKLIGEQFGPFDLTLMETGAYNTDWPDVHMQPEHSLQAHNDLNGRWLLPIHNGTFDLAFHAWFEPFERIVALAEQRKVLITTPQMGEAFNLLTPHRGRAWWLEVETPGQ; this is encoded by the coding sequence ATGGCACTCGACTCAAGCAGTGCAGAGGGGCCTAAGCCCGCTGAGCGTCATAAAGGTGCATTTCAAAATGCTGGCGTCAGGCCGCCTTCCAGTATCGGCAAAACCTTGGGCATTTTTTGGAGAATGATATTCCAAAAGCCTGCGAGCACTCGCCCTGCAGGTGTGATCCCGGTCAAACCGCTGACCCGTGAGCAATTGGACGAGGCTGCGGATTTCAGTGTGTACCGGTTGGGTCACTCGACTCTGCTGCTCAAGCTCAAGGGAAAGTACTGGTTGACCGACCCGGTCTATGCTGAGCGTGCATCGCCGTTCCAGTGGGCTGGCCCCAAGCGCTTCCATGCGCCGCCCATCAGCCTTGATGAGCTCCCGCCACTGGAAGCAGTGATTCTTTCCCACAATCATTACGATCACCTGGACCAAAAAACCGTATTGCAACTGGCCGCCAAAACACAGCAGTTTTTGGCGCCGCTGGGTGTGGGCGACTTGCTGGTCAAATGGGGAGTACCAGCCAGCAAGGTTCAGCAACTGGATTGGTGGCAGGGCACCCAACTTGCAGGTATCCGCTTTATCGCGACTCCTTCCCAGCACTTTTCAGGCCGCGGCCTGTTTGATCATAACCAGACGCTTTGGGCATCCTGGGTGATGATCATTGATGACGTGCGAATCTTCTTCAGTGGAGATTCAGGTTACTTCGACGGTTTCAAGCTGATCGGCGAGCAGTTTGGGCCATTTGATCTGACCCTGATGGAGACGGGTGCCTACAACACCGACTGGCCCGATGTGCATATGCAGCCCGAACACAGCCTGCAAGCGCACAACGACCTCAACGGGCGTTGGTTGTTACCTATTCACAACGGCACCTTTGATCTGGCCTTTCATGCCTGGTTCGAGCCGTTTGAGCGCATTGTGGCGTTGGCAGAGCAGCGCAAAGTGCTGATTACAACGCCACAAATGGGTGAGGCTTTCAATCTGCTAACCCCTCACCGGGGCCGTGCCTGGTGGCTTGAGGTAGAAACCCCAGGGCAATAG
- a CDS encoding ribonucleotide-diphosphate reductase subunit beta, producing the protein MLSWDEFDKEDEGEVAVKGANAGHATEANMDRLDAAGGVAAQEARAVTATDSAAIIRAKAALDNLDIAEGLAELEGASARVAVDEKMMINCRADLNQLVPFKYDWAWQKYLDGCANHWMPQEVNMTADIALWKNPEGLTDDERRIVMRNLGFFSTADSLVANNLVLAVYRLITNPECRQYILRQAFEEAIHTHAYQYCIESLAMDEGEIFNMYHEIPSVAKKATWGLKYTRSISDPKFETGTVETDKELLRNLIAYYCVLEGIFFYCGFTQILSMGRRNKMTGVAEQFQYILRDESMHLNFGIDVINQIKIENPHLWDAEMKEEASQMILQGTQLEIEYARDTMPRGVLGMNAAMMEDYLKFIANRRLSQIGLKEEYPGTTNPFPWMSEIMDLKKEKNFFETRVIEYQTGGALSWD; encoded by the coding sequence ATGCTGAGCTGGGACGAATTCGACAAAGAAGACGAAGGCGAAGTCGCTGTTAAAGGCGCCAACGCAGGCCACGCAACCGAAGCCAACATGGACCGCCTCGACGCCGCTGGCGGCGTAGCTGCCCAGGAAGCCCGCGCAGTCACGGCTACCGACTCGGCCGCGATCATTCGTGCCAAAGCCGCGCTGGACAACCTCGACATTGCTGAAGGTCTGGCCGAACTCGAAGGCGCTTCCGCCCGTGTAGCGGTTGACGAAAAAATGATGATCAACTGCCGCGCCGACCTGAACCAGCTCGTACCGTTCAAGTACGACTGGGCGTGGCAGAAATACCTGGACGGTTGCGCAAACCACTGGATGCCGCAAGAAGTCAACATGACCGCCGACATCGCCCTCTGGAAAAACCCGGAAGGCCTGACCGACGACGAGCGCCGCATCGTGATGCGCAACCTGGGCTTCTTCTCGACTGCCGACTCCCTGGTTGCCAACAACCTGGTACTGGCCGTATACCGCCTGATCACCAACCCGGAGTGCCGCCAGTACATCCTGCGCCAGGCTTTCGAAGAGGCGATCCATACCCACGCCTACCAGTACTGCATCGAATCGCTGGCCATGGATGAAGGCGAGATCTTCAACATGTACCACGAGATCCCGTCGGTTGCTAAAAAAGCTACCTGGGGCCTGAAATACACCCGTTCGATCTCTGATCCGAAGTTCGAAACCGGTACTGTCGAAACCGACAAAGAGCTGCTGCGCAACCTGATCGCCTACTACTGCGTTCTGGAAGGCATCTTCTTCTACTGCGGCTTTACGCAGATCCTGTCGATGGGTCGTCGCAACAAAATGACCGGGGTTGCCGAGCAGTTCCAGTACATCCTGCGCGACGAATCCATGCACCTGAACTTCGGCATCGACGTGATCAACCAGATCAAAATCGAAAACCCGCACTTGTGGGACGCTGAAATGAAGGAAGAAGCTTCGCAGATGATTCTGCAAGGCACCCAGCTGGAAATCGAATACGCTCGTGACACCATGCCACGCGGCGTATTGGGCATGAACGCAGCGATGATGGAAGACTACCTCAAGTTCATCGCCAACCGCCGCCTGTCGCAAATCGGCCTGAAAGAAGAATACCCGGGCACGACTAACCCGTTCCCATGGATGAGCGAAATCATGGATTTGAAGAAAGAGAAAAACTTCTTCGAAACACGGGTCATCGAATACCAAACCGGCGGTGCATTGAGCTGGGATTGA
- a CDS encoding diguanylate cyclase: protein MDNKRGKGLSFAKRIYAPRVIGSGFGSIGLMAALYPLDRSIWVWPLLLLNAFVWPHLAYQLSSRATYPYRAERRNILIDSMCGGFWAAAIEFNPLPTVIIVSMMTMHNVAAGGPKLLVRGALAQLAGALVALLLFGFAFTPHTTSLQVYACVPVLILYPFAVGMVSYGLAITLAEHKRTLSTLSRTDSLTGLLNHGSWKDLLQLSFQQSLERNSPATLALIDIDHFKQINDTYGHIVGDSVLRQLSKELKDNLRTEDLAGRYGGDEFCVILPNRTLDQAREIMERLRHVIDNYQHADEPGLCVSLSIGLATCRPELLQASTWLNEADKALYIAKNTGRNKISVGAADTLAESQLSNDPV, encoded by the coding sequence ATGGACAATAAAAGAGGCAAAGGGTTGTCGTTCGCCAAGCGTATTTATGCGCCGCGAGTGATTGGCTCAGGGTTTGGCAGTATCGGGCTAATGGCCGCCCTCTACCCCCTCGACAGATCCATATGGGTTTGGCCACTACTGCTGCTAAACGCGTTCGTATGGCCTCACCTGGCCTATCAATTGTCATCGCGTGCAACCTATCCCTACCGGGCTGAACGTCGAAATATTTTGATTGATTCCATGTGCGGAGGGTTTTGGGCGGCGGCTATCGAGTTCAATCCGCTGCCTACGGTGATCATCGTGTCGATGATGACCATGCACAACGTGGCTGCCGGAGGGCCAAAACTGCTGGTTCGCGGAGCGCTGGCGCAGCTGGCAGGCGCCCTGGTCGCGTTGCTGCTGTTCGGCTTTGCGTTTACACCCCATACCACCAGCCTGCAGGTCTATGCCTGCGTACCCGTGCTGATTCTTTACCCTTTTGCTGTAGGCATGGTCAGCTATGGTCTGGCAATCACCCTGGCCGAGCATAAACGCACCCTCAGTACCCTCAGCCGCACCGATAGCCTGACCGGGTTGCTTAATCACGGCTCATGGAAAGACCTGCTGCAACTCAGTTTCCAGCAAAGTCTGGAGCGCAATTCTCCGGCGACTCTGGCGCTGATTGATATCGATCACTTCAAACAGATCAACGACACCTACGGGCATATTGTCGGCGACAGTGTATTGCGCCAGCTCAGCAAGGAGCTCAAGGACAATTTGCGTACTGAAGACCTTGCAGGCCGCTACGGCGGTGATGAATTCTGCGTCATCCTGCCCAATCGCACCCTGGACCAGGCCCGGGAAATCATGGAACGGCTGCGCCACGTGATTGACAACTATCAACACGCCGACGAGCCCGGCCTGTGCGTTAGCCTGAGTATCGGGCTTGCCACTTGCCGCCCCGAACTCCTCCAGGCCAGCACGTGGCTGAACGAGGCAGACAAAGCGCTGTATATCGCAAAGAATACAGGGCGCAACAAAATCAGTGTTGGCGCAGCAGACACCCTTGCTGAATCACAGCTGAGCAATGATCCGGTATAG
- the acs gene encoding acetate--CoA ligase, which produces MSAASLYPVRPEVAANTLTDEATYKAMYQQSVVNPDGFWREQAKRLDWIKPFTTVKQTSFDDHHVDIKWFADGTLNVSYNCLDRHLAERGDQVAIIWEGDDPSEQRNITYRELHEEVCKLANALRGQDVHRGDVVTIYMPMVPEAVVAMLACTRIGAIHSVVFGGFSPEALAGRIIDCKSKVVITADEGLRGGKRTALKANVDVALTNPDTSSVQKIIVFKRTGGDIAWYKHRDIWYHDLMAVASTHCAPKEMGAEEALFILYTSGSTGKPKGVQHTTGGYLLYAALTHERVFDYRPGEVYWCTADVGWVTGHTYIVYGPLANGATTVLFEGVPNYPDITRVSKIVDKHKVNILYTAPTAIRAMMAEGQAAVKDADGSSLRLLGSVGEPINPEAWNWYYTTVGKERCPIVDTWWQTETGACMMSPLPGAHALKPGSAARPFFGVVPGLVDNLGNLIEGAAEGNLVILDSWPGQARTLYGDHDRFVDTYFKTFRGMYFTGDGARRDEDGYYWITGRVDDVLNVSGHRMGTAEIESAMVAHPKVAEAAVVGVPHDIKGQGIYVYVTLNGGEEPSEALRLELKNWVRKEIGPIASPDVIQWAPGLPKTRSGKIMRRILRKIATGEYDGLGDISTLADPGVVQHLIDTHKGMKVA; this is translated from the coding sequence ATGAGTGCCGCTTCCCTGTATCCCGTACGCCCTGAAGTCGCTGCCAATACGCTGACTGACGAGGCGACCTACAAGGCGATGTACCAGCAGTCCGTCGTCAACCCGGATGGCTTCTGGCGCGAACAAGCAAAGCGCCTCGACTGGATCAAGCCTTTTACCACCGTCAAACAGACCTCTTTCGACGATCATCATGTCGATATCAAATGGTTCGCGGACGGCACTCTCAACGTTTCCTACAACTGCCTGGACCGTCACCTTGCCGAGCGCGGCGATCAAGTGGCCATCATTTGGGAAGGGGATGATCCTTCCGAGCAGCGCAACATTACCTACCGTGAGCTGCACGAAGAGGTGTGCAAGCTGGCCAACGCCTTGCGCGGTCAGGATGTGCACCGGGGTGACGTAGTCACCATCTATATGCCGATGGTGCCTGAGGCTGTGGTCGCCATGCTGGCGTGTACCCGGATCGGTGCAATCCACTCGGTTGTATTTGGTGGGTTCTCGCCAGAGGCGCTGGCCGGCCGGATCATCGACTGCAAATCCAAGGTAGTGATCACCGCTGACGAAGGCCTGCGTGGCGGCAAGCGTACCGCGCTCAAGGCCAATGTCGATGTGGCACTGACCAACCCGGATACCTCCAGCGTTCAGAAGATCATCGTGTTCAAGCGTACCGGCGGGGACATCGCCTGGTACAAGCATCGTGATATCTGGTACCACGACCTGATGGCCGTGGCCTCGACTCACTGCGCCCCGAAAGAAATGGGCGCAGAAGAAGCCTTGTTTATCCTTTATACCTCCGGCTCCACCGGCAAGCCCAAAGGTGTGCAGCACACCACGGGTGGCTATCTGCTCTATGCGGCGTTGACCCACGAACGCGTGTTCGACTACCGCCCGGGCGAGGTGTACTGGTGCACGGCGGACGTCGGCTGGGTGACCGGTCACACGTATATCGTCTACGGGCCATTGGCCAACGGCGCAACCACCGTGCTGTTCGAAGGTGTGCCGAACTACCCGGACATTACCCGCGTTTCGAAAATTGTCGACAAGCACAAGGTCAATATTCTCTACACCGCGCCTACAGCCATTCGCGCGATGATGGCCGAAGGTCAGGCGGCGGTTAAGGATGCCGATGGCTCCAGCTTGCGCTTGCTGGGCTCGGTGGGTGAGCCGATCAACCCTGAGGCCTGGAACTGGTACTACACAACGGTCGGCAAAGAGCGTTGCCCGATTGTGGATACCTGGTGGCAGACCGAAACCGGCGCTTGCATGATGAGCCCGCTGCCTGGGGCGCATGCACTCAAGCCAGGCTCTGCAGCGCGTCCGTTCTTTGGTGTGGTGCCGGGGCTGGTGGATAACCTTGGCAACCTTATAGAAGGGGCCGCTGAAGGTAACCTGGTGATTCTGGACTCCTGGCCTGGACAGGCGCGCACCTTGTATGGCGATCACGACCGGTTCGTCGATACCTACTTCAAGACCTTCCGTGGCATGTACTTCACCGGCGACGGCGCGCGTCGCGACGAAGACGGTTACTACTGGATCACCGGTCGTGTAGATGACGTGCTCAACGTGTCCGGCCACCGGATGGGGACTGCTGAAATCGAAAGCGCAATGGTGGCCCACCCTAAAGTGGCAGAGGCTGCAGTGGTTGGCGTGCCCCATGACATCAAAGGGCAGGGGATTTATGTCTATGTCACCCTCAATGGTGGCGAAGAGCCAAGTGAGGCGTTGCGCCTTGAATTGAAAAACTGGGTGCGCAAAGAGATCGGTCCGATCGCTTCGCCGGATGTCATCCAGTGGGCGCCCGGCCTGCCGAAAACCCGTTCGGGCAAAATCATGCGTCGTATCCTTCGCAAGATAGCTACCGGCGAATACGACGGTCTGGGTGATATTTCTACTCTGGCTGACCCGGGTGTGGTGCAGCACTTGATCGATACCCATAAAGGCATGAAGGTCGCGTAA
- a CDS encoding ABC transporter permease — MLKGYGAVILDGAWLTLQLALSSMALAIVLGLIGVSLRLSPVRWLAWMGDLYSTVIRGIPDLVLILLIFYGGQDLLNRVAPMLGYDDYIDLNPLAAGIGTLGFIFGAYLSETFRGAFMAIPKGQAEAGMAYGMSPFQVFFRVLVPQMIRLAIPGFTNNWLVLTKATALISVVGLQDMMFKAKQAADATREPFTFFLAVAAMYLVLTSVSLLALRQLEKRYSVGVRAADL; from the coding sequence ATGTTGAAAGGCTACGGGGCTGTCATCCTCGATGGCGCTTGGCTGACGCTTCAGCTCGCCTTGTCGTCCATGGCCCTGGCCATTGTTCTAGGTCTGATCGGTGTTTCGTTGCGCTTGTCGCCGGTACGTTGGCTGGCTTGGATGGGCGATCTGTATTCAACGGTAATCCGCGGGATTCCCGACCTTGTGCTGATTTTGCTGATTTTCTACGGCGGTCAGGACCTGCTCAATCGCGTTGCGCCGATGCTGGGCTACGACGATTACATTGACTTGAATCCGTTGGCGGCCGGTATCGGCACCCTGGGCTTCATTTTTGGTGCCTACCTGTCCGAGACCTTTCGTGGGGCCTTCATGGCCATTCCCAAGGGGCAGGCTGAAGCCGGCATGGCTTATGGCATGAGCCCGTTTCAGGTGTTTTTCCGGGTATTGGTGCCACAGATGATTCGCCTGGCGATCCCTGGCTTTACCAATAACTGGCTGGTGTTGACCAAGGCGACTGCACTGATTTCGGTGGTGGGCCTGCAAGACATGATGTTCAAGGCCAAGCAGGCGGCTGATGCCACCCGCGAGCCGTTCACCTTCTTCCTGGCCGTTGCGGCGATGTACCTGGTACTGACCAGTGTTTCGCTGCTGGCATTGCGACAACTTGAGAAGCGCTACTCGGTAGGCGTAAGGGCGGCTGATCTATGA
- a CDS encoding ABC transporter substrate-binding protein — translation MKKLVLLGALALSVLSLQAFAADKPLKIGIEAAYPPFASKAPDGSIVGFDYDIGNALCEQMQVKCVWVEQEFDGLIPALKVRKIDAILSSMSITEDRKKSVDFTNKYYLTPARLVMKEGTVVSDSLDELKGKKIGVQRGSIHDRFAKEVLAPKGAVVVPYGSQNEIYLDVEAGRLDGTVADATLLEDGFLKTPAGKGYAFAGPAFTDVKYFGDGVGIAVRKGDALKDKINAAITALRENGKYKQIQDKYFNFDIYGQ, via the coding sequence ATGAAGAAACTCGTGCTTCTTGGCGCCCTGGCACTGTCCGTGCTGTCCCTGCAGGCTTTTGCTGCTGACAAACCTCTGAAAATTGGTATTGAAGCGGCTTACCCTCCGTTCGCTTCCAAAGCCCCGGATGGCAGTATCGTGGGTTTTGACTACGACATCGGTAATGCACTGTGCGAGCAGATGCAGGTCAAGTGCGTGTGGGTCGAGCAAGAATTCGATGGCCTGATCCCGGCACTTAAAGTGCGCAAAATCGACGCAATCCTGTCCTCGATGTCCATCACCGAAGACCGCAAGAAGTCCGTTGATTTCACCAACAAGTACTACCTGACGCCAGCGCGCCTGGTGATGAAGGAAGGTACTGTGGTCAGCGACAGCCTTGATGAACTCAAAGGCAAGAAAATCGGCGTACAGCGCGGCTCGATTCACGACCGTTTCGCCAAGGAAGTTCTGGCGCCTAAAGGTGCCGTTGTCGTTCCTTACGGCTCGCAGAACGAAATCTACCTGGACGTGGAAGCGGGTCGTCTCGACGGCACCGTTGCAGACGCCACCCTGCTGGAAGACGGTTTCCTGAAGACCCCGGCTGGCAAAGGCTACGCATTCGCAGGCCCGGCATTCACCGACGTCAAGTACTTTGGTGATGGCGTGGGTATCGCCGTACGCAAGGGCGACGCCCTGAAAGACAAGATCAACGCTGCTATCACGGCTCTGCGTGAAAACGGCAAGTACAAGCAAATCCAGGACAAGTACTTCAACTTCGATATTTACGGTCAGTAA